TTATAGCGCAAagcttttttataaaaaaattcatttaagAAAAACATTTGTTCATGAACTCAACTTGATTAATAAACGAGAGGTTCACGAACACAATATCTCTTAAACGAACCGAGATTGAACAAATTTTTGGGCTCGGTTGAAAGCTCGGATTTAAACCCACCTAagttaaatgaacatgaacaaGATAGTACTCGGTTGGACTCGACTCGTCTTGTTTGTACCACTCATAAAAGCCAAGAACGGTTTCAGGGGCGCACAATAATTATAGTGCTATGATGGGCAAACTGCAAACACGTAATGTAGTAAAACCACTTCAAATATGGTTTTTCTTGTACACGGTAATGGAATGGAGGTGATTATTTAAATGGAATTAGACTCGGAATATTGGGGGGAAGCTGATAGGCAACAGCATGGATGTTTGTGTAGATTAGTAAACAACTGTACAGAATAATGAAACCAATAATATGTAAGCTgaacatacaatcatacaactTGAGAAGAATAAACAAAGATTTATGCCATTCTCGTTGATACTTTAAGGTAAAGTATTACGTAGTAACAAAGAAGACAAGAAACAAAAGACAGGCACATAAGGCCATTAAGAAGCTGGAAAGCTTAGCTCTGATCTCGAAGCTGAGCACGAGGTTGCAAAATTAcagtgattgaataaaagacaGGAAATAACAGTACAAACTGAATTAAACAAGGCAAtagatatatataaaaaaaaaaaacaaaaaaaaaacagcgaTTTTGTTATCCATTACGAATTCATATAGCTAATTCAAATCTTAATTGTATTCGTATTTAATTTACAAGATTTTCAGCCTGCAATACAGTATATTGGCTATATGAACAAGAGCAGGAGTTCTACAAGCGAAACTGATATACAACACAGGTATAGTACAGTATTATTTGCCGCAAACTCAAGAATGAAGTACCCTCTCTACTTTACAGTTAGTGCACATAGCTAGTACATATTTTTACAACACCAATTTATACAATATATACGTCGACCATTAAAGGGGGCAAAAATTTTGCAGTCTACCTAGCATGTAGGATAGCGAACATGATGTAAATGGTTGACAGTGCAGATTAGAACCAACCTTCAAAGCTGAACTTGGGGTGGTTACTTCTAAAAGTTGACAATGGATTATGTGACCTACCCGCTATCTACCTGACAAATTGGTGTGTGTGTAGTTGGACCATAACAAGTCCGGTCTACTCGTATGTCTTTATGAATCTGTCAAGAAGCTTTAATTTAAAGCACTGAGTAACTCCATTAGAAAAAGTGTTTTCAATTGTAGAATCAGCACCCTTGGCAACAGCTTAGCTATTCAGAAGGCCAGATTGGCCCAGCTGAATCCTGTAATGTGGAACATGTTGTCAATGATGGTTATGATCATTGAGGGTGCATATGCATATGTGCATAACCACAACCTACAAAATGTTTGAATAACGTCATCAGCTTAAACTTGATGAATAACAAGACTGAAAAGTAAAACAAGTAAAAGAGTACTATATTAATAACTAAGTGAAAACAAGGGAGTTATGTACTAATAGGAGCCTCTTAGACTACCACAAGCGATGCCTATAAATAAGGTATTCTGGCTAGCAAAATGTAAATCAGTGTGGAGACAACTAGTGTCGGCTTTTGAGAAGACTCCCAATCTTGTTAATTCAAAACGTAAATTTGTAGCAGATAAACTGTAGAGTAGACTACCCATTATCATTGAGGCCGTGGAGACCAAACTATGCCATAATTCCCCCCCTCGAAAGTGGCTGCACCATTTTTGTATTGTATGCACATGCTTCTTATTTCAGAACAAGTGGTATATACATCAGTGGCGTTCTAAGAAGGGAGTAGCACACTCTAGAAGGATTTTGTAGAAGCACAAAGGTGAAAAACAGTTCTAAGTTTGAAGTTTCCTGATAAACTGTAGATAAAGTTCATGATACAGAAGAACACCATCGAGGATTTTGGCTGACATAGGCATTGCAAATTTATACAAGGAACATAGGTATCATCGAAGATACCAAAAGCACAAttattttctgttgtttatttactttttaCTGCTTATTAAAGCTATTGGCTATTATACTAATGATCTCCTCAAAAGTTACTACAACATGCAATTGGTATCAACAAATAACCTTTTTGGTATCTAATGTCGTACTCTGCTTCCTGTCACTTAACAACAGATATATACTACTAAACAAAGTGCTCCAAACACCAAACTGCAAAAATTTCACTCACCATTTGCTCAAGCAGTTCCGGTAACCAATCTCTCTCTTTGGTCTAATTTTTTGACCTTAAGAACACCAAATAAAGCTTGAAGGCCAAATAGTGCACAGACAGCATAAGCGGCGATGGCAGGCACCTAAAACggacattaattaattaattaaaagttgaTATACATATGATTAGCCACGCACCACAGAGAATGAACAAAAATTTTCACTTACCCGAACTGAGTGGAGATGCAAAAGTGTGGCTAGATTCACTAAGGTGCCAGCAACTACAGCCTGTCGAATTCATCAAATTAAATAACAAAGATAACAGTGATTAGTAATCATCTCTGATACAAAAGTAATTTAATGCATTTCAGGGTCAAGATACCAACAAACACTaaaaccttcaaaaaaaaaagtgcacTTCAATCAATATCTGACAGTTCAAACAAGTCTGTAAAAGAGCCAACAATTTCTTTCACCAAGCAAGACGGAGGCACAAATCTCTAATAGCAACTTGGAAACAATATTCAAGACAAGAAAAGGCTAGAAATATGCCATGAATAAATTGTGTTCCATGAACCATTTAGAGTTTTCTTAATTTGCTAACCAAGAGTATAGAGAGAAATTGTAGGGTGGGGTTTATTTGATTGCATTGATAGCACTTGTAATTTATcatcttttttctctctcttttggtTATTAGAACTTCTGTCTAGTTGTTCAACAAAATAAGTATGCTCAAATATATAAATATGTCAAGAAGTATTCAAGCAGACAAACATACACTTCCTATTGTCTTCTGAACAGCTGCTACACGCTGGAAAGCTCTCTCTGACTCCAAAGTTCGAACACGAAGCTTCAGGTCTCCTTTTTCCTATTATAAATATAAGGTCATGTCAGAGGTGAAGGATAAAAAGCCACCATGAAACCATCTCTAACAAACTACAAGTATGTCTGTCTTTCAAAGGTCAATGAAGATAACTACCAGTCGTTCAATAATTTCAGCAAGCTTCTCAACTCTATCTGCCTGTCTAAACAAGTTGTAAAATGCTTGAGATTGCCGGTCCCATCTCTTACGGAAATCCTAGAGAATATAAAGTTCAAAAGAAATGTTAGAGATGGCAAAAGTAATTTTTGTTTAGAAGATATGCAAAAAGATTAATTTACTTCAGTATGACTTACCTTCACAAGAACTTCAACACCAGCTTCACGAAATTTGAGCAGTTCTAGAGCATAGCTGCAAGGCAAGGTGACGTGCATAAGCAATTACTCATAATAAACAATTATTGAGAAATTCTCTTTGGTAACCTTAAGTTTCTTAATTTTCTATCTGGtaaaatgaaaacaaaaatttTCTCTCTGGTAGCCTTAAGTTTGTATACATAATTAAATGATGGTTTTATCTTATTTTTGGTTAAAGACTACATTATTAGACTAACTGTAGTTaactataattaattaacgatgAAGTTACCTAAATACCCTTAAAACATAGTTTTCCCTCCCAGATGAAAAGAATATTTCCCTCCAAATCATTTCCTCTTATATAAACCCAAACCGATAAACCTTAACACCCAACTCATTATTGTGCAACCAAGTAGTTGCTTACatcatcagaaatattaaatttgcAATGTTTTTAAATAATCATCTTTGGTTTCCCACATTTTCATTCGGATAACACTTCCATTGATTTGCAACGATTTTTGTTTGAAACGCTTCAATTGATGAAAAGCCAGTAAGTGTAGGTGAATGGTGTACTATCCCATTAACGAGGGTACTTTTGTACATCCGGATGTTAACCACGGTTAATAAAATTGgtcaaaccataattaatgtCATTGTTTAATTATGTAAAAAAACTTAAGGTTATCAAAGAGAacattcttatttttattttaccaAAGAGAAAAATAAGGAACTTAGGGTTACCAAAGAGAATTTCCCACAATTGTTTTTACCCCAGCAACAAATACTTAGAATAAAGATAAGTGGGAGACTTGCATATAAACTTACGGTTTGGCAATCTCAGTAATATCAAATCGAGGGTCAAGCCCCTTTCCAATCCCATCTAAAACTGCAATATGATCAATGAAAGTTAttaggattttagtttattTGGTCCACGAAAAGTGTTAGGATTTCAGTTATTTGGTCAAATATGGAAATTGAGAAGAGAGTTAGAAGTCAACTACCAGAGAATGCTCTAACAACAAACGTGAATGTAGCCGGAAATCTGAAAGGTTGGTCAGCAGCAATTGCCAATAAATCTTCCCCTGAAAAATAATGACACACATTAGTCATCACCCAGAAGTCTAGGACCCATTTCGCAAGAGTCGAGGATTAATTCCCATAGCTTCTTTTGTTAGATGGTTCATCCTAGTTTTCAAACCCAAAGGATGGTGTCAGGGAATCCAAGTCATGAGATGACCATTGTAAAAGACAATACATGGATGAAATTTATACTCCCTCGTCCAAAAATAATAGTCGTTATATTACAGGATATATGCCTGATAAAAGTTGTCACTTTTCATAAAAAAGTAATGGTTCGTAGCTCCGAAAATATCCTTGCTGCGATTAAGTTATAGGGAGTATGTGGTTTGTAATACAAAAATAATAGTCACCTACAGGATACCCTAAAAAAGTTGTCACCTTCTACAAAAAGAAATAGTTTGTAATTCCGTAAATATCCTTCCTGCAATTGAGTAGTAGGGGGTGTAAGCAAAATTGTGTCACATCCTAAGTGTGACAACAATATTCGGACAAAGGGAGAACAGCAGAACAAGACCTCAGATGCCAAAACTCAAAGACGGAGAGAGGAAACATTGTACAACATACAATATACAAACTGAAAGAATGGTTTTGGAATTAATTACCAATTGCAGCTAGCCTTTGCTTTTTCTTCTGAAGTTTTTCCTCCTTGCTTAATGGCTTTTTGAATCCAAGTTCTGCTGCTGCTTCcatttccttttctttcctttgggCTGCCAGACGTTCCTCAAAACTGCATAAAAGAAACTCAGTCACGACAATTGATTAAGTAAAATCAGCTTATACTTCTTTTTGTATCCTATGGTCAGGATCTCAAACCTTCTCAATTTGACAAGGTATGTATATTCAAGAGGCATCAGTTAACTGCCACTTGGAAGTTGGAACGTGGCAATAGACTTCAACTATGAGACTGGAGAAAGGATAGTTATAGACTATATAGAGTAGCTTTCAACGTAATGATGCTAGCTAACTGGAAAATAACTTCCTAAATGGGTATAAATATATTAATTCTCAGTCTTCAGATCACAAACGGCGGCAATGTTAGCTTATACAGAACAAAGTGCAATTTAGTGCATAATGGTAAAAATGAGGTACCTTGATCCCATGACAGATTGACTCCACAATCAAAATTTTGAACAAGTGTTCAAGAATGGATACTTAGATAACATCCTAGACATATGCCCAATAAAAAGTACCTATCGAGGAAGAATTTTGCGGTTCTTCTCACAGCAGTCATATCTCCAGTAGGTACTAGAACGCCCATTTGAATCATAGATTGAAGGACCTGCACACAAGGTATATTCATTAAAAATAATTGACAACAGATAAAGATGACAGCAAAACATGATTATGGCTATAAATTTCAAGAACCATGATTGCCACAAAATGAATTAAAAACCTTGTCTGGGTCCTTCTCATAAACTCCATAAAACGTCTCAAGCAAGCCCTCTCTAATGTTTGAACTGATACTGCATGAGGCATCAATTAATATGTTAAACCATGAACACGCTTTCGGAGGTAGATGTATGATGAGTTATCAGCAACTTACCTTCCCATCATTCCAAAGTCATAAAAAATCAGTCTTCCAccattcacatcatcaacagcaATGTTTCCGGGGTGCTGCCGAAAAAGGTAACACATTTGAAGACTTCAACAAAAAGCAAATATGAACTGTACGATGAAGTATTCCTCTTATTCTCTGAAGCATAAAAACATCCAAGTTCACCCACCACTTTTTCAAAAAACAGATGGGGGAGCACTCTGAACCACACATCAGAAATAAATTTAACATATTTCGTCAttgttggttgtttttcttTAAGGAGCTGGTAAAAATAACATAttttgttcagataatttacaCTTTGTGACAACTGACTTGTTACTTAATTCTATCATGACCACAAGCAGTTAAGCACATAAAATACTATTGGGTCAACATTGAATATGAATAGGATGTTTCCTTTGgaggggtggtggtggtggagtgtGCGCATTCACAATTGTGATTTTGCAAGTTTTAGCTTTAGGAAATTAGAAACAAACTACAATACTCACTGGGTCTGCATGGAAGAAACCATGAGAAAGTATTTGTTCCAAATAAGATTCAACAGCATATCGACTTAACCTGCAACAGAAATAACAACAACGATGATTTCTGGGGAAAGCAAATGAGTTATCTAGCATTAAACTTAACTCCATGCAATACCAATTTTCCAAGAGAGCTATGAGAtaattttttatacttttttgcTTTCTGATATCATCCAATGCATTAGAAATAAATCAAATAATACTCTTACCTTTTGCGATCAACTCCCAACTGATCTAAGGCTTGAATTCTATTTATCTTAATCCCCGGGACATACTCCATGGTCAAAATCTACGAGCAAACCAATATTTCTTAAGATATGGAATTTAGAGTAAACAAAAAGATGATTGCTCGCCTAAAATTCTAAGAACAAAGTGCAGCCAAACCTGTGGAGTAGTGTATTCCCAAAAAATTCCAGGAACCTTGACATAACTCATGTTTCTGAAATTGCTAGCAAATAGTTCTGCATTAGCTGCTTCCTTGGTGTAGTCAATTTCCTAAAAACTCTCACATTtagtcaaccaatcaaatcaaGTACAAATGTGTGCCAAATACCAAATTTAAACATGAAATAACACTTTCATAAAAAGACATTAATGTCCTAAATGCCAAGCTGAAACATGAAATGCATACATGCAAACAACACTTCCATTACAAGACTAGGCTAAAAAAACATGATCATGTTAGAATTTCGCCTAGCAGAAGTATATATCATAAAATCCTAAACCCCTAAAattgaagaaattaaaaaagAGAAAGTACCGGCAAGAGACGGAAGAGAAGGTCAGGCAAGGTTGCATTGTGGTTAGCGAGCCATTAGCAGATAGCGAACCAG
This genomic stretch from Spinacia oleracea cultivar Varoflay chromosome 3, BTI_SOV_V1, whole genome shotgun sequence harbors:
- the LOC110790728 gene encoding protein ACTIVITY OF BC1 COMPLEX KINASE 8, chloroplastic; this translates as MALSLSVTSHSLLEFTPLNQHTFRRLRFYSSSKIRTSLNPKPLRFRQIRAVRENTIPPKEEREVPVINGVDSLKLNGNGSVGSYLNGNGGVKGSGNGRLVKFVDGDSVVATNGVAGGVSDAKVAAIVAEQTKAVKKKSVEDIGQEDAWFKQGGRDQLEVSVAPGGRWSRFKTYSTIQRTLEIWGFVLTFVFRVWLSNQKFSYKGGVTEEKKRLRRITLAKWLKENILRLGPTFIKIGQQFSTRVDILAQEYVDQLSELQDQVPPFPSETAVSIVEEELGASISDTFERFDYEPIAAASLGQVHRARLKGQDVVVKVQRPGLKDLFDIDLKNLRVLAEYLQKIDPKSDGAKRDWVAIYDECASVLYQEIDYTKEAANAELFASNFRNMSYVKVPGIFWEYTTPQILTMEYVPGIKINRIQALDQLGVDRKRLSRYAVESYLEQILSHGFFHADPHPGNIAVDDVNGGRLIFYDFGMMGSISSNIREGLLETFYGVYEKDPDKVLQSMIQMGVLVPTGDMTAVRRTAKFFLDSFEERLAAQRKEKEMEAAAELGFKKPLSKEEKLQKKKQRLAAIGEDLLAIAADQPFRFPATFTFVVRAFSVLDGIGKGLDPRFDITEIAKPYALELLKFREAGVEVLVKDFRKRWDRQSQAFYNLFRQADRVEKLAEIIERLEKGDLKLRVRTLESERAFQRVAAVQKTIGSAVVAGTLVNLATLLHLHSVRVPAIAAYAVCALFGLQALFGVLKVKKLDQRERLVTGTA